The following is a genomic window from Hippoglossus stenolepis isolate QCI-W04-F060 chromosome 14, HSTE1.2, whole genome shotgun sequence.
aaattacaaaatacattaaTTTATAGGACGGAACAACTatatgttgtgcaataatacattaaacgtgacaccataaaatggtgtgcctttcggcattcaataaatttggttatcaaaaaaatattgaatattaatattaaaaatgtgaatattaaataataactttaattgattaaagttaccccggggcaccacccttcaaaggaagggaaaagatagccaatttattgattaagtctcataaaagtactaactaaaaatttggaactctgattaacaattacattaataactataaccaaggttaccatatagatagttagtAAATTTGAAGGATATCGAGTTCTTggcagtgtagaggttggcaaaattcacacttatgcaacattcataataacaacatttgtgaaagaaaaacatttattatgaagataataaagtataaaaacacaaattactaaagatgtgtatgtgagtatgcgtgtgtgtgtgtgtctgtttgcgtgagtgtgctttcaaaatggcggcagGCCACTATTTTATATGGGCCCCCCTTTGGAAGGTTTACGATGTATGGCGGGGTCAGAGAGATGGTGTGGAGATATGCATGTGTGGGTCggtgccaagttagagaaagtagcacgttgcatgcaaagaaagactgtgaagagcataacgTAACTagcattaactttcaaataacgtataaccaaaatatcacagcaaaacgaatcaaacttataaacatcacacggaatcgaataaacagtctttgcttagcctagtataattattaagcccagttgtgttacccgtccatgaaaagggaaaaaaggttgatgtgctgttcgaagtccagtgaagtcgttttgctggttttgtggctccTATTTTTGTGGtgctgctgtgcgatgcagctcttttGCTGGTTCTTAGGCAGGCCCTTGCatcgctgccttttggaaggttttagcagtcggctccagtcaggcctgcttgaaggttggtagagcttggattggagGAGGTTTCCCTCGCTCggtgagtggaaagctgcaccCCTCCTTGAAGTTGAACAGAAAGAGACGTGACCTCCTCTCGGTGGGTTGcgtagaaagaagaaaaaggaggaagggggaactgggcttatattggcctggcgacctcatgggtcatggggcccagagtgaccaatagtggttgaaacttgtgtctccGGTCGGtattcacacctctgtgtgatgttgaagcaccctgggagactgagttctggaggctctggtttgcctccagaacaaaggaaaacatgtgCTCAGGCtatgactacacatgtaggccgaacggtagttcacaaataccaggtcccaacataTAAGTACTCCGGTTGAATACTGGGTTTTCACAGTAGGCTATGGCTGTGGTTTAACCCTCAAAAACTCACTTGATATACACAAGACACAAAAATGTACAGGGctagacacacaaaacaactagCCTACACTTTTAGAAAGAGAATGAGACACACTAGCTCAActtattaactttattttcttgagTTATGGGTATCAAAAGTATTATAAACTTTAAACTAAActtcaccttcacacacactgagttttatttaacattatcaATGTACCAAGTTTTAGAAAACAATGTTCACTCACTGGTGTCCATGAAGCAGACCAGAGTAACCAGTAAGTAATTATCACAAGGAAACCAGTAGGTGGCGCAGTAACTCACTGCTCTGCCATCTTGTCAATGACATTGACAAGACGATGACATTCTTATTCTTCGGGGGTTTTACGGCAGTTGGCATCCAAAGCGTTGCATTACTGTCCCAAAATAGATTTGATTTTATGTCTTAACTTTCTTGTCTCATATGTATTGACGGGTGTTTTCTTCTGCTAATGGGATTTTAACACTTGATTTTACTAGAATTACTCTTGGGTTTAGTTGTAATGTATTGTAAGGTACTGTCGGTTCCTAGAAAGGTGcattgaaattaaaacaaaattatattatCCCCAAGTTGACAATGGGGAGACCACGGTTCTACTGCAACACCTTAGAAACTGGGTCACACACTCGTGGAGTTTGATGGACGTCCTTATCCCAACTTGTTGACTTTTGTTGTGAAGTTCGAGCTTAAGGCCGGAGCTGAAGGCCGGAAAACGCCCTGTGGCCACCTCAGACCTGTCAACTTGTGGAGTttgagaaaatatgaaaaaggaTGAATAAATAATCTCTGAGTCTAGAGTATAGAGTTGGtaatttttttcaaaaagtTATAAACAGAAGGATcaaaagaaacagcagcagcatattGTTTGGTAGGTGGCTGCTCCAGTGTCTTTATTGACACCATCACTTGAGGACACCACAGTTTAGTTTAGTAACTTAATGTGCGAAGTTTAAACATTATGGACAATTCAAAACAATCATGATCTTTTCCTCTGGGCTTTATAAACTTCACCACTTTAACAGACCAGtgaaatgaggaaaagaaacGCACACAAAAGGGAAAGTTTCCCCTCTAGAAACTGATGTTATCTTTAACCGAAAGGTTTTAACAAgtagtgaaaaataaataaataacatgaacAACATGTTATTAATGGCAGGTACTTTTGATTCGACTCATCTCTGCCCAAGGATTCAGATTTGGCAGCATAGTTTATATCTGACATGCACCAGATGTCACTCCTCGTCTCAGGCATGTCCACTTCCAACATGGGGGTCAGAGCTGCCGACAAGACGTTTTGTCAACAAGACTTGCTGGCAACAGGTCGTTTTGGCAACAGGTCGTTTTGGCAACAGGACGTTTTGGCAACAGGTCGTTTTGGCAACAGGTCGTTTTGGCAACAGGTCGTTTTGGCAACAAGACGTTTTGGCAACAGGACGTCCTCGGCTTGGTCAGGTAAGAGCTTTTAGTTTTGTCAGATATTTGACATTGTTGTAGTTAGATGGAATATGACTTGTTTAAGAACAgcatggagggaaagagggttTTGACAATAAACCTTAACCTCTCCGGGGAAACAGAAGCATCCTGGTCATTTCTAGTTGTTAACATGGTTCAAGAAGCATATTGTGTGACCGAAGAGACTTGATAGTGTTGAATTATATCCCATTAAATACAGTTTAGTGATTCTAAGGTTGGAAGTTTTACTGAAATATCAAAGTACTATCAAAGGATTTTAGTCGCATCACAACTATAGATACTGATCTCATGTTTGTGTCGTCTAGAGACACTGTCATTTACTGTAGAAAAGTATCTGAGGAATCTCTCTGCAATGCTCCATTACTGTTGTCTTATCATTTCAAGTCCACTACAAAGACATTAAATTGTTAATTTAATGGAAAGGTAGTCGAGTAGTTTAATCTTAAACCTGAactttttcctttgtgtgtgtaaacaggttCATCGTTCTAACATCCAATGGCAGCACAATCTTTGAGAGACTGGAAAAGCGGTCTCTTTGACTGCTTCGAGGACGCGAGTACTTGTAAGAATCAAACCCACAATTTTGTCACGTTTGTACTTTTTGGATTCACATTTTAGGAACATTCTTCGGTAACACTAATTCATCTCAGGTTGCTATGGCTTCTGGTGCTGTCCTTGCCTCACCTGCACGGTTTCAGGAAGATTTGGAGAGAACAGTTGTCTCCCCTTATGCGACATGTGCAGCACTGCTGTGTTAGCCGCCTGTGGGATACCTCTATTTGTTCCCCCCGTCGCCGTGAGTCTGCGGTCCTCCATTCGGAACAGATACGGCATCAAGGTGCGAAACATGCAAAGCTGATTCACCACGAATTTCACTACATGTTGAAAACATCAGATGAATTTACAAATTTCTTTACTCCGGTCTCTGAAGGGCTCTATCTGTAAAGACATCGCcgcttcctgtttctgtttgaccTGCTCCTGGTGTCAGATGCATCGTGAGTTAAAAGAACTCAAGAAGAACCGCGTGGTCATCATCAACACGCAGCCGGCGCCAGTGGTGATGGGGCAACCCCCTATGGCTATGAACCAACATGGGGTCATCGTGACGTCATACTGAGATTTGCAGCTTCTCCATACAAAGTTCTGTCTTGAAGGGATTTTTAATTCAgatcagatgctgctgctgatggtttTGTTACACAATGACTTTAGggtgaaaaaaagaatcacaggTATAgattaataacataataatagaTTGGGGCctctataataaaaaaaatgatagtacttgatttcattttttttttattgtgagaaATACAAATTGAAGGAATTTGTCATTCAAAGCCAAAAGGTGGTTTCAGTTCAATCTGAAATGTGGAGGTTAATCAACCTGATCTGATCAATAAGTcgtaatttcacatttaaaataaaaataatgtaaattattttttattttattcattcttaataaatgatttacttAGTTGTTTCtgattattgtttgtgtgaagctCTTTGTagcagctgtttttaaaaggtgcCATAtcaatttattatcatttctatACCCATTTGCATGCCTCGCCCTGGTTCAGTGACTACACTCCCCCGTGGCGTGCGAACATCGAATCTCCCGTCACCAGGAAGTAGCCCATGCTGCAGCCGGAACGCCAtgacagtgaaggtgaagaggtgaGTTTGGGACAACAAGAAGCTGGAATGCAGGGGCTGGTGTCACACTTGGGACAGCTACCGGCGAAGGCACGTACTAATACCCGGTCCCTCGCTACCTATAGAGTTTATATCTCCTTAAACTGGAACAGATTTCTTACTTTGCTGCTCTTTCGCTGCcggaaaacacattttgaacagCCCCCTGCCGTCATGGCACCGACAGCAGTTCAGTCTCTCGTACTTTCTCCCTCGCCACCAAAGGACCACTGATTCTGGCATGAATCCACTTCCTCACAGTTGAAGATTATCAGACATCAGACACCCTCCTCTCCACAGGTGGTTAACAGAAGACAAACCTTCCCAtaattcatttctttcttttcacgtAAAGTACCCGACCTCTCATTTTGGAGGCCAACCCTATTCGTTGATGTAACGGTCACCAGACTAGTTGTAAATTTGGCCATTATGGTAAAGTtattcaaattacaaaatacattaaTTTATAGGATGGAACAACTatatgttgtgcaataatacattaaacgtgacaccataaaatggtgtgcctttcggcattcaataaatttggttatcaaaaaaatatagaatattaatattaaaaatatgaatattaaataactttaattgattaaagttaccccggggcaccacccttcaaaggaagggaaaagatagccaatttattgattaagtctcataaaagtactaactaaaaatttggaactctgattaacaattacattaataactataaccaaggttaccatatagatagttagtAAATTTGAAGGATATcgagttcttgacagtgtagaggttggcaaaattcacacttatgcaacattcataaaaacaacatttgtgaaagaaaaacatttattatgaagataataaagtataaaacacaaattactaaagatgtgtatgtgagtatgcgtgtgtgtgtgtctgtgtgcgtgagtgtgctttcaaaatggcgaCAGGCCACTATTTAGATAACGGGCCCCCCCCTTTGGAAGGTTTACGACGtgtggcgggggtcagagagatgtgtgtggagatatgcgtgtgtgggtcggtgccaagttagagaaagtagcacgttgcatgcaaagaaagactgtgaagagcataacgTAAGTAGCATTAACTTTCACATAACgtataaccaaaatatcacagcaaaacgaatcaaacttataaacatcacacggaatcgaataaacagtctttgcttagcctagtataattattaagcccagttgtgttacccgtccatgaaaagggaaaaaaggttgatgtgctgttcgaagtccagtgaagtcgttttgctggttttgtggctcctatttttgtggttctgctgtgcgatgcagctcttttGCTGGTTCTTAGGCAGGCCCTTGCatcgctgccttttggaaggttttagcagtctgctccagccaggcctgcttgaaggttggtagagcttggattggagGAGGTTTCCCTCGCTCggtgagtggaaagctgcaccCCTCcttgaagttgagcagaaagagaggtgaccTCCTCTCGGTGGGTTGcgtagaaagaagaaaaaggaggaagggggaactgggcttatattggcctggtgacctcatgggtcatggggcccagagtgaccaatagtggttgaaacttgtgtctccAGTCGGtattcacacctctgtgtgatgttgaagcaccctgggagactgagttctaGAGGCTCTGGTTTGCCTCCAgaacaaaggaaaacatgtgCTCAGGCtatgactacacatgtaggccgaacggtagttcacaaataccaggtcccaacataTAAGTACTCCTTTTGAATACTGGGTTTTCACAGAAGGCTATGGCTGTGGTTTAACCCTCAAAAACTCACTTGATATACACAAGACACAAAAATGTACAGGGctagacacacaaaacaactagCCTACACTTTTAGAAAGAGAATGAGACACACTAGCTCAActaattaactttattttcttgagTTATGGGTATCAAAAGTAGTATAAACTTTAAACTAAACTTCACCTTCAAACACACTGAGTTTTATTGAACATTATCAATATACCAAGTTTTAGAAAACAATGTTCACTCACTGGTGTCCATGAAGCAGACCAGAGTAACCAGTAAGTAATTATCACTAGGAAACCAGTAGGTGGCGCAGTAACTCACTGCTCTGCCATCTTGTCAATGATGTCATTGACAAGACAAACGGGAAAGTTTCCCCTCTAGAAACTGATGTTATCTTTAACCTAAAGGTTTTAACAagtagtaaaaaataaataaataaaatgaacaacaTATTATTAATAGCAGGTACTTTTGATTCGACCCGTCTCTGCCCAAGGATTCAGATTTGGCAGCATGGTTTTTATCTGACAGGCACCAGATCACACTCCTCATCTCAGGCATGTCCACTTCCTACACAGGCTCAGAGCTGCCAACAAGACGTTTTGTCAACAAGTCGTGCTGCCAACAGGACGTGCTCGGCAACAGGACGTCCTCGGCTTGGTCTGGtaagagcttttatttttgtcagatATTTGACATTGTTTTAGTTAGATGGAATATGACTTGTTTAAGAACAGCGTGGAGGGAAAGAGGGTTTTGACAATAAACCTTAACCTCTCCGGGGAAACAGAAGCATCCTGGTCATTTCTAGTTGTTAACATGGTTCAAGAAGCATATTGTGTGACCGAAGAGACTTGATAGTGTTGAATTATATCCCATTAAATACAGTTTAGTGATTCTAAGGTTGGAAGTTTTACTGAAATATCAAAGTACTATCAAAGGATTTTAGTCGCATCACAACTATAGATACTGATCTCATGTTTGTGTCGTCTAGAGACACTGTCATTTACTGTAGAAAAGTATCTGAGGAATCTCTCTGCAATGCTCCATTACTGTTGTCTTATCATTTCAAGTCCACTACAAAGACAGTAAATTGTTAATTTAATGGAAAGGTAGTCGAGTAGTTTAATCTTAAACCTGAACTGTTGcctttttcctttgtgtgtgtaaacaggttCATCGTTCTAACATCCAATGGCAGCACAATCTTTGAGAGACTGGAAAAGCGGTCTCTTTGACTGCTTCGAGGACGCGAGTACTTGTAAGAATCAAACCCACAATTTTGTCACGTTTGTACTTTTTGGATTCACATTTTAGGAACATTCTTCGGTAACACTAATTCATCTCAGGTTGCTATGGCTTCTGGTGCTGTCCTTGCCTCGCCTGCACGGTTTCAGGAAGATTTGGAGAGAACAGTTGCCTCCCCTTATGTGACGTTTGCGGCCCTGCTGTGTTAGCCGCCTGTGGGATACCAATATTTGTTCCCCCCGTCGCCGTGAGTCTCCGGTCCTCCATTCGGAACAGATACGGCATCAAGGTGCGAAACATGCAAAGCTGATTCACCACGAATTTCACTACATGTTGAAAACATCAGATGAATTTACATATTTCTTTACTCTGGTCTCTGAAGGGCTCTATCTGTAAAGACATCGCcgcttcctgtttctgtttgaccTGCTCCTGGTGTCAGATGCATCGTGAGATAAAAGACAACAATAAGGACCGCGTGGTCATCATCAACACGCAGCCGGCGCCAGTGGTGATGGGGCAACCCCCTATGGCTATGAACCAACATGGGGTCATCGTGACGTCATACTGAGATTTGCAGCTTCTCCATACAAAGTTCTGTCTTGAAGGGATTTTTAATTCAgatcagatgctgctgctgatggtttTGTTACACAATGACTTTAGGGTGAAAGAAATAAGCGTAGGTATCgattaataaacataataatagaTTGGGGCctctataataataaaaatgatagtacttgatttcattttttttattgtgtcaaATACAAATTGAAGGAATTTGGCATTCAAAGCCAAAAGGTGGTTTCAGTTCAATCTGAAATGTGGAGGTTAATCAACCTGATTTGATCAATAAGTCGTAATTTCACAttgtaaattattttgtattttattcatttttaataaatgatttatagaGTTGTTTCTGATTATTGTTTCTGTGAAGCTCTTTGTagcagctgtttttaaaaggtgcCATGTaaatttattatcatttctatACCCAGTTgctcatgggtcatggggcccagagtgaccaatagtggttgaaacttgtgtctccAGTCGGtattcacacctctgtgtgatgttgaagcaccctgggagactgagttctggaggctctggtttgcctccagaacaaaggaaaacatgtgCTCAGGCtatgactacacatgtaggccgaacggtagttcacaaataccaggtcccaacataTAAGTACTCCGGTTGAATACTGGGTTTTCACAGTAGGCTATGGCTGTGGTTTAACCCTCAAAAACTCACTTGATATACACAAGACACAAAAATGTACAGGGctagacacacaaaacaactagCCTACACTTTTAGAAAGAGAATGAGACACACTAGCTCAActtattaactttattttcttgagTTATGGGTATCAAAAGTATTATAAACTTTAAACTAAACTTCACCTTCACCCACACTgagttttatttaacattatcaATGTACCAAGTTTTAGAAAACAATGTTCACTCACTGGTGTCCATGAAGCAGACCAGAGTAACCAGTAAGTAATTATCACAAGGAAACCAGTAGGTGGCGCAGTAACTCACTGCTCTGCCATCTTGTCAATGACATTGACAAGACGATGACATTCTTATTCTTCGGGGTTTTACGGCAGTTGGCATCCAAAGCGTTGCATTACTGTCCCAAAATAGATTTGATTTTATGTCTTAACTTTCTTGTCTCATATGTATTGACGGGTGTTTTCTTCTGCTAATGGGATTTTAACACTTGATTTTACTAGAATTACTCTTGGGTTTAATTGTAATGTATTGTAAGGTACTGTCGGTTCCTAGAAAGGTGCattgaaataaaattattttttatattatccCCAAGTTGACAATGGGGAGACCACGGTTCTACTGTAACACCTTAGAAACTGGGTCACACACTCTTGGAGTTTGATGGACGTCCTTATCCCAACTTGTTGACTTTTGTTGTGAAGTTCGAGCTTAAGGCCGGAGCTGAAGGCCGGAAAACGCCCTGTGGCCACCTCAGACCTGTCAACTTGTGGAGTTTGAGTAAATATGAAAAAGGATGAATAAATAATCTCTGAGTCTAGAGTATAGAGTtggtaattaaaaaaaaaggttataaACAGAAGTATcaaaagaaacagcagcagcatattGTTTGGTAGGTGGCTGCTCCAGTGTCTTTATTGACACCATCACTTGAGGACACCACAGTTTAGTTTAGTAACTTAATGTGCGAAGTTTAAACATTATGGACAATTCAAAACCATCATGATCTTTTCCTCTGGGCTTTATAAACTTCACCACTTTAACAGACCAGtgaaatgaggaaaagaaacGCACACAAACGGGAAAGTTTCCCCTCTAGaaactgatgttgtttttaaccgAAAGGTTTTTGGCAGgtagtaaaataaattattaatagcAGGTTCTTTTGACTCGTCTCTGCCCAAGGATTCAAGTTTGGCAGCATAGTTTTTATCTGACATGCACCAGATGTCACTCCTCATCTCAGGCATGTCCACTTCCAACACGGGTTCAGAGCTGCCAACAGATTGCTCGGAGGATCCTCGGCTTGGTCAGGTAAGAGCTTTTAGTTTTGTCAGATATTTGACATTGTTGTAGTTAGATGGAATATGACTTGTTTAAGAACAgcatggagggaaagagggttTTGACAATAAACCTTAACCTCTCCGGGGAAACAGAAGCATCCTGGTCATTTCTAGTTGTTAACATGGTTCAAGAAGCATATTGTGTGACCGAAGAGACTTGATAGTGTTGAATTATATCccattaaataaagtttagtgATTCTATCTGAGGAATCTCTCTGCAATGCTCCATTACTGTTGTCTTATCATTTCAAGTCCACTACAAAGACATTAAATTGTTAATTTAATGGAAAGGTAGTCGAGTAGTTTAATCTTAAACCTGAACTGTTGcctttttcctttgtgtgtgtaaacaggttCATCGTTCTAACATCCAATGGCAGCACAATCTTGAGAGACTGGAAAAGGTCTCTTTGACTGCTTCGAGGACACGAGTACTTGTAAGAATCAAACCTACAATTTTGTCCCGCTTAGCCTTTTTGGATTCACATTTTAGGAACATTCTTCGTAACACTAATTCATCTCAGGTTGCTATGGCTTTGGTGCTGTCCTTGCCTCGCCTGCACGGTTTCAGGGAAGCACTGGAGAGAACAGTTGCCTCCTTATGTGACATTTATGCCCTGCTGTGTTAGCCGCCTGTGGGATGGTCAATAGCTTACCCCGCAGCCCTGAGTCTGCGGTCCCATTCGAACAGATACGGCATCAAGGTGCGAAGCATGCAAAGCTGATTCAAATTACGAATTTCACTACATGTTGAAAACATCAGATGAATTTACATATTTCTTTACCCGGTCTCTGAAGGGCTCTATCTGTAAAGACATcgctgtttctgtttctgtgtgtgtactgctCCTAAAATAGATGCATCAGAGATAAAAGACAACAATAAGGACCGCATGGGTTATCATCAACACGCAGCCGGGCGCCAGTGGTGATGGGGCAACCCCTGGTTGTGAACCAACATGGGGTCATCGTGACGTCACTGAGATTTGCAGCTTCTCCATACAAAGTTCTGTCTTGAAGGGATTTTTAATTCAgatcagatgctgctgctgatggtttTGCTACACAATGACTTTAGggtgaaaaaaagaatcacaggTATAgattaataacataataatagaTTGGGGCTTctataataataagaatgatCGTacttgatttcatttttttttttattgtgtcaaATACAAATTGAAGGAATTTGGCATTCAAAGCCAAACGGTGGTTTCAGTTCAATCTGAAATGTGGAGGTTAATCAACCTGATCTGATCAATTTCACAttgtaaattattttgtattttattcatttttaataaatgatttatagaGTTGTTTCTGATTATTGTTTCTGTGAAGCTCTTTGTagcagctgtttttaaaaggtgcCATGTaaatttattatcatttctatACCCAGTTGCGGCCGGAAAATAGGA
Proteins encoded in this region:
- the LOC118121178 gene encoding cornifelin-like — its product is MAAQSLRDWKSGLFDCFEDASTCCYGFWCCPCLTCTVSGRFGENSCLPLCDMCSTAVLAACGIPLFVPPVAVSLRSSIRNRYGIKGSICKDIAASCFCLTCSWCQMHRELKELKKNRVVIINTQPAPVVMGQPPMAMNQHGVIVTSY
- the LOC118121136 gene encoding cornifelin-like, with translation MAAQSLRDWKSGLFDCFEDASTCCYGFWCCPCLACTVSGRFGENSCLPLCDVCGPAVLAACGIPIFVPPVAVSLRSSIRNRYGIKGSICKDIAASCFCLTCSWCQMHREIKDNNKDRVVIINTQPAPVVMGQPPMAMNQHGVIVTSY